The Methanomethylovorans hollandica DSM 15978 genome includes a region encoding these proteins:
- a CDS encoding pyruvate kinase alpha/beta domain-containing protein, with amino-acid sequence MEKTILYLESTGKENTQLVIDAAIKRAEELGIRQIVVSSTTGYTALEMAKAAKGKMLKIVCVSYQYGVKEDGKWEMENDTLKELHDMGVEVVTQSHLFSGIERAISNKFGGTSRIDVISNTLRSLFGQGFKVVVEITMMAADSGKIPVTPETEIIAIAGTGHGADVAVVMKPTHSQRFFNAQIREIIAMPRVRQ; translated from the coding sequence ATGGAAAAAACAATATTATACCTTGAAAGTACAGGCAAGGAGAATACACAGCTGGTTATTGATGCTGCTATCAAAAGGGCTGAAGAGCTGGGGATCAGGCAGATAGTAGTGTCAAGCACCACTGGGTATACAGCACTGGAAATGGCAAAAGCTGCAAAAGGAAAAATGCTGAAGATAGTTTGTGTGAGCTATCAGTATGGGGTCAAAGAAGATGGAAAATGGGAAATGGAAAATGATACTTTAAAGGAATTACATGATATGGGAGTAGAAGTTGTTACGCAGTCCCACCTGTTTTCAGGCATAGAGAGAGCTATATCTAACAAATTTGGAGGAACAAGCAGAATAGACGTGATATCGAACACTTTGAGGTCATTGTTCGGCCAGGGATTCAAAGTGGTTGTGGAAATAACAATGATGGCAGCTGACTCCGGTAAGATCCCTGTGACCCCTGAAACAGAGATTATTGCTATTGCAGGCACAGGCCACGGTGCAGATGTAGCTGTTGTTATGAAGCCCACACATTCACAAAGATTCTTCAACGCTCAGATAAGAGAGATCATTGCCATGCCAAGAGTGAGGCAATAA
- a CDS encoding proteasome assembly chaperone family protein, producing MAETDYDDKSVKIVTKPIRSENPVLIEGFPGIGLVGNIASQQIIDELKMAYVGSIDSRHFPPIAVLYEGLINMPVRIYESEGRNLVMVVSDIPINPVVSYDISRALLDWAKGINVKEIVSIAGIATMSEERKVFGAATTPEMLERIKDKVEVFQMGTISGISGSIMAECLVREIPAISLLGATQSQNPDPRAAAVVIDVLNLLYDFSVNTESLIEQAEKIEIEMQRLAEDVKSTEQQSTPRKEFPMYG from the coding sequence TTGGCAGAAACAGATTACGATGACAAGAGCGTGAAAATAGTAACCAAACCCATCAGATCAGAGAACCCAGTGCTTATAGAGGGTTTTCCGGGAATAGGTCTAGTGGGGAATATCGCAAGCCAGCAGATCATAGATGAACTCAAGATGGCCTATGTGGGGTCAATCGATTCAAGACATTTCCCTCCGATAGCTGTGCTTTACGAAGGTCTCATTAATATGCCTGTCAGGATATACGAAAGCGAGGGGCGCAATCTTGTGATGGTCGTTTCAGATATACCCATTAATCCGGTAGTATCGTATGATATCAGCAGAGCATTACTGGACTGGGCCAAGGGGATCAACGTAAAGGAAATAGTTTCCATCGCAGGCATAGCTACAATGTCCGAAGAGCGCAAAGTGTTCGGTGCTGCTACAACACCTGAAATGCTTGAACGGATCAAGGATAAAGTGGAAGTATTCCAGATGGGCACTATTTCAGGTATATCAGGAAGCATTATGGCAGAGTGTCTGGTCAGGGAAATACCAGCCATAAGTCTTTTGGGAGCCACTCAGAGCCAGAACCCAGATCCCCGGGCAGCAGCAGTGGTGATAGATGTCTTAAATCTGCTCTACGATTTCTCAGTGAATACAGAAAGCCTGATCGAACAGGCGGAAAAGATAGAGATTGAGATGCAGAGGCTTGCGGAGGATGTAAAATCGACCGAGCAGCAGTCTACGCCGAGGAAAGAGTTCCCCATGTATGGGTGA
- a CDS encoding Sjogren's syndrome/scleroderma autoantigen 1 family protein produces the protein MSQKDDESINKISRMLEIGGTMLAQHCADCGAPLFRYKGNVICPVCDTGPKPSGQVQEKTIEKKTVLSSELSSNAEDKQQVASSVSSLNAVPSPSDLPGAIKKAASMASEIPVRSKSVSGSSLQELEVILVEKTVMLAHSMQQEQDPRKIKEFLELIEQSLDIIDRLKN, from the coding sequence ATGAGTCAAAAAGATGATGAATCAATAAACAAGATCTCACGGATGCTTGAGATCGGTGGTACAATGCTGGCACAGCACTGTGCAGACTGCGGAGCTCCATTGTTCAGGTATAAAGGCAATGTGATCTGTCCGGTATGTGATACAGGACCAAAACCTTCTGGTCAGGTGCAGGAGAAAACCATAGAAAAAAAGACGGTTCTTTCTTCTGAGCTTTCTTCCAATGCAGAGGATAAACAGCAAGTTGCTTCCTCAGTAAGCTCGCTAAATGCAGTCCCTTCTCCAAGTGATCTGCCCGGAGCAATTAAGAAGGCTGCTTCTATGGCTTCGGAAATTCCAGTCCGATCCAAATCTGTTTCTGGGAGCTCTTTACAGGAACTGGAAGTGATCCTGGTGGAAAAAACTGTTATGCTTGCACATTCTATGCAGCAGGAACAGGACCCACGTAAGATCAAGGAGTTCTTGGAACTTATTGAACAAAGCCTGGATATAATAGACAGATTAAAGAACTAA
- a CDS encoding DEAD/DEAH box helicase: MINYIKHPLIQPDMVEQRLYQLDLAGRALYSPTLIVLPTGLGKTIVSLLVIAARMEKLGGKALVLSPTKPLVEQHAAFFKKVMNMPEEHIITFTGSVTPQKRADLWKDAKLIVSTPQVIENDIITKRISLGDVCHITFDEAHRAVGNYAYTYIAEKYFENASNPHCIGITASPGSTDEKISEVCEALHIGSVAVKTESDSDVKPYIHKKEIEWIKIDLPKDMSEIKGLLEKVMEERFKKLTELGFPVHNPKFVTKKDLLGMQKKLQGELRGAPDSSVYAAISIVAEIMKVGHAVEIIETQGMESLRKYMERLEHEAYSKSGSKAAKRLAEDLYMRQAIHRIKDTDIEHPKLDQVRNIVSRQIAGRPESRVIVFTNYRDTADMVTASLGSMEDIYPVRFVGQSSKYKDKGLTQKQQVHIIEDFKKGTYNVLVATSVAEEGLDIPSTDLVVFYEPIPSEIRSIQRKGRTARKHAGRVVVLVTKGTRDEGYYWSSLSKERRMQSNMKELQENMSANATTLEQYVQPQVEKDQKKLSEFENEGIRVVIDHREVRSQVARELEKLGVDVDVKTLEVGDYVISERIAIERKSTEDFVNSLLNNTLFEQISNISRSYQKPVLLIEGEGLFSARQINPRSIHGTLASIGIDFGVSIFYTRDAEDSAMLIQTLAKREQSEKQREIKIHGKKASKMLSEQQEYIVSAINDIGPKAAKSLLKHFGSVENVMNAQYEELIKVQNIGPKTAARIREVVSAEYK; encoded by the coding sequence ATGATAAACTACATCAAACACCCCCTTATACAACCAGATATGGTTGAGCAAAGGTTATACCAGCTTGACCTTGCAGGCAGGGCCCTTTACTCACCCACATTGATAGTGCTACCAACCGGCCTTGGGAAAACCATAGTATCTTTACTTGTCATTGCGGCCAGGATGGAAAAATTGGGGGGTAAAGCCCTTGTGCTTTCTCCTACTAAACCTCTTGTGGAGCAACACGCAGCTTTTTTCAAGAAGGTAATGAACATGCCTGAAGAGCACATCATTACTTTTACCGGAAGTGTGACCCCTCAAAAAAGAGCAGATCTCTGGAAAGATGCCAAACTGATCGTTTCCACGCCCCAGGTCATCGAGAACGACATAATTACAAAACGCATCAGTCTTGGCGATGTCTGCCACATAACATTCGATGAAGCACATAGAGCAGTAGGTAACTATGCTTACACATACATAGCAGAAAAATATTTTGAAAATGCAAGTAATCCTCATTGCATTGGGATAACGGCAAGTCCCGGAAGCACTGACGAGAAAATAAGCGAGGTATGCGAAGCCCTGCATATCGGATCAGTTGCCGTTAAAACAGAATCTGATAGCGATGTGAAGCCATATATCCACAAGAAGGAGATAGAATGGATAAAGATCGATCTTCCGAAAGATATGTCTGAGATCAAAGGATTGCTTGAAAAGGTAATGGAGGAGAGGTTCAAAAAACTTACAGAGCTTGGGTTCCCTGTACACAATCCTAAGTTCGTCACTAAGAAAGACCTGTTGGGTATGCAGAAAAAACTTCAAGGTGAGTTAAGAGGGGCACCTGATTCGTCAGTCTATGCCGCAATATCTATAGTTGCCGAAATAATGAAGGTGGGCCATGCCGTAGAGATCATAGAGACGCAGGGGATGGAATCCTTGCGTAAGTACATGGAGAGACTGGAACACGAAGCATATTCAAAAAGCGGGAGCAAGGCTGCAAAAAGACTGGCTGAGGACCTATATATGCGGCAGGCCATTCATCGGATAAAGGATACTGATATAGAACATCCAAAACTTGATCAGGTGAGGAACATCGTATCCAGACAGATAGCCGGGAGACCGGAGTCAAGAGTAATTGTTTTCACGAACTATAGAGATACTGCAGATATGGTCACAGCTTCCCTGGGATCAATGGAAGACATTTATCCTGTAAGGTTTGTAGGACAAAGCTCGAAATACAAAGATAAAGGTCTTACTCAAAAACAACAGGTCCATATAATCGAGGACTTCAAAAAAGGCACATATAATGTACTGGTGGCCACTTCTGTGGCAGAGGAAGGGTTGGACATACCATCGACCGACCTTGTTGTCTTTTATGAACCAATTCCTTCCGAAATAAGGAGCATACAGCGTAAGGGAAGAACAGCAAGAAAACATGCAGGCAGGGTCGTGGTACTTGTTACCAAAGGTACCAGGGACGAAGGTTATTACTGGAGCAGCCTGTCTAAGGAACGCCGGATGCAGAGCAATATGAAAGAGTTGCAGGAAAACATGTCTGCAAATGCCACCACTTTGGAACAATATGTTCAACCACAGGTAGAAAAAGACCAGAAAAAATTATCTGAATTTGAAAATGAGGGCATAAGGGTCGTTATAGATCACCGGGAAGTGCGCAGCCAGGTTGCCAGAGAGCTTGAAAAGCTTGGTGTGGATGTCGATGTGAAGACCCTGGAAGTAGGAGATTATGTGATCAGCGAAAGGATAGCTATTGAAAGAAAGAGCACAGAGGATTTTGTCAATTCCCTCCTGAACAACACTTTGTTCGAACAGATCTCCAATATCTCACGCTCCTATCAAAAGCCCGTACTGTTAATAGAGGGTGAAGGGTTGTTCTCAGCACGCCAGATAAACCCCAGGTCGATACATGGAACTCTGGCCTCCATAGGAATAGACTTTGGAGTATCTATATTCTACACAAGGGATGCTGAAGATAGTGCTATGCTAATCCAAACCCTTGCAAAAAGGGAACAATCTGAAAAACAGAGGGAAATTAAGATCCATGGGAAAAAGGCCTCTAAAATGTTATCAGAGCAGCAGGAATACATAGTCTCTGCTATAAACGATATCGGGCCGAAAGCGGCAAAAAGCCTTCTTAAGCATTTCGGAAGCGTGGAGAATGTGATGAATGCACAATATGAAGAGTTGATAAAGGTACAAAACATTGGACCTAAGACAGCTGCCAGGATAAGGGAAGTAGTATCAGCAGAGTATAAATGA
- a CDS encoding F420-dependent methylenetetrahydromethanopterin dehydrogenase — MAKIGIIKLGNLGMSQVVDLVQDEIAAREGITVRVFGTGPKMGKDEAAATADLKKMEADFYVMISPNSSAPGPTAARELYKDVPCIIISDGPTKKEDREALQQAGFGYIIMTVDPLIGAKTEFLDPVEMASFNSDAMKVLSTCGVVRLIQEELDKVAALVDAGEPIQLPHILAKPEVCIERAHFNNPYAKAKGLAALHMADMVAKINFPACFMMKELEQVALTTAAGHEMMRAAAQLAIEAREIEKANDSVFRQPHSKKGGKQFQKTKLYEKPQ; from the coding sequence ATGGCCAAGATTGGAATCATTAAACTAGGTAACTTAGGTATGAGCCAGGTAGTAGACCTGGTCCAGGATGAGATCGCAGCGAGAGAAGGTATTACTGTTCGTGTATTCGGTACAGGTCCCAAGATGGGAAAAGATGAAGCAGCTGCTACAGCTGATCTCAAGAAAATGGAAGCAGATTTCTATGTAATGATAAGCCCCAACTCCAGTGCCCCAGGTCCAACTGCGGCGCGTGAACTTTACAAAGACGTTCCATGCATTATCATTTCAGATGGACCTACCAAGAAAGAGGACCGTGAGGCTCTTCAACAGGCAGGTTTCGGTTACATCATCATGACCGTTGATCCGCTCATTGGTGCAAAGACAGAGTTCCTTGACCCCGTGGAAATGGCATCTTTCAATTCCGATGCAATGAAAGTCCTTTCAACATGCGGTGTTGTAAGGCTCATTCAGGAAGAACTGGACAAGGTCGCAGCACTGGTCGATGCAGGTGAACCTATCCAGTTGCCTCATATTCTTGCAAAGCCAGAGGTATGTATCGAAAGAGCTCACTTCAACAACCCTTATGCAAAGGCAAAAGGTCTTGCAGCACTCCACATGGCTGACATGGTCGCAAAGATCAACTTCCCAGCATGCTTCATGATGAAGGAGCTTGAACAGGTAGCTCTTACAACTGCAGCTGGTCACGAAATGATGAGGGCAGCAGCACAGCTTGCCATAGAGGCACGTGAAATAGAGAAAGCTAACGACAGTGTCTTCAGACAGCCCCACTCCAAGAAGGGAGGCAAGCAGTTCCAGAAGACAAAGCTGTATGAAAAGCCCCAGTGA
- the serB gene encoding phosphoserine phosphatase SerB yields MSYISDLSEKSNSSKKLIVFDMDSTLIDAETIDELAKVAGVGQEVSAITERAMKGELDFSQALTERVRLLKGLSLGEARTALEKMPLMPGAKELISFVKSIGYSTAMISGGFTLASERVGELLGIDHVVSNELIIKDGIFTGEVKGSLTAQNSKELVLEEIAAQHGIAPEDCVVVGDGANDIGIFKRARYAIAFNSKPVLRQHAHVVIIEKNLKAVIPVIESFDLDQRCVSCIRNA; encoded by the coding sequence GTGAGTTATATAAGTGATCTTTCTGAGAAAAGTAATAGTAGTAAGAAACTGATAGTTTTTGATATGGACAGTACGTTGATAGATGCTGAAACTATCGATGAGCTTGCTAAAGTGGCGGGAGTTGGCCAAGAGGTATCAGCAATTACTGAAAGGGCAATGAAAGGGGAGCTAGATTTCTCTCAGGCACTTACCGAAAGAGTAAGACTTCTAAAAGGATTAAGCTTAGGAGAAGCGAGAACAGCTCTGGAGAAGATGCCTCTGATGCCTGGCGCTAAAGAACTGATCAGTTTTGTGAAATCCATTGGATATAGTACTGCGATGATATCTGGCGGATTCACACTAGCTTCGGAAAGAGTGGGGGAACTGCTTGGGATAGACCATGTAGTATCCAACGAACTAATTATTAAAGATGGTATCTTTACCGGAGAAGTGAAAGGATCACTTACTGCACAGAACTCAAAGGAACTGGTGCTTGAAGAAATTGCAGCTCAGCACGGGATCGCACCTGAAGATTGCGTAGTTGTAGGTGACGGAGCAAATGATATAGGTATCTTCAAAAGAGCAAGATATGCTATAGCATTCAATTCTAAGCCCGTATTACGACAACATGCACATGTTGTGATAATAGAGAAGAACCTCAAAGCTGTGATTCCAGTTATCGAATCATTCGATCTGGATCAGCGGTGTGTATCGTGCATTAGAAATGCATGA
- a CDS encoding DUF473 domain-containing protein, which translates to MEYIALTGMSERVISELRNHHPLTIEVRSPNNFFAAYKAKIGDFIFVTHVSPDDLRGGAMGIVAKVLKHQVMTHRMVQSNDLYYEEREMTMLRIQLEPRFIARVRRVTCNQMCKAAKVDAEEMPFFDAR; encoded by the coding sequence ATGGAGTACATTGCACTAACCGGTATGTCCGAGCGCGTGATTTCCGAACTACGGAATCACCATCCTCTTACGATTGAAGTACGTAGTCCGAACAATTTCTTCGCAGCTTACAAAGCCAAGATAGGTGACTTCATATTCGTCACTCATGTAAGTCCAGACGATCTTCGTGGGGGAGCTATGGGTATCGTAGCAAAAGTGCTTAAGCACCAAGTTATGACTCACAGAATGGTCCAAAGCAATGATCTCTATTATGAGGAACGCGAAATGACCATGTTGCGTATACAGCTTGAACCCAGATTTATAGCAAGGGTGCGTCGTGTTACTTGCAATCAGATGTGTAAAGCTGCTAAAGTAGATGCTGAGGAAATGCCCTTCTTTGATGCAAGGTAA
- the sepS gene encoding O-phosphoserine--tRNA ligase, which translates to MRFNPEEIKTAAKEDFDAAWNNGREYVKRANINQGYPHMELNYGKVHPVYETISRLREAYLRMGFHEMMNPLIVDEKEVHKQFGHEALAVLDRCFYLGGLPRPNVGISDERIAMIKGMIGDIGEEGIEKIRRILHSYKKGDIEGDDLVPEMSMELGVSDSLIVEMIDQVFPEFKELAPVCGRKTLRSHMTSGWFISLSGMLERAEPPFNFFSIDRCFRREQAEDAARLMTYYSASCVIMDENVTVDHGKAVAQGLLAQFGFEKFRFRPDEKRSKYYVPDTQIEVFAYHPKLVGSKTKYSDGWVEIATFGIYSPTALAEYEIPCPVMNLGLGVERLAMILYGAMDVRSLTYPQIPQYSPWNMQDSELAKMIYVEKTPVTSEGEEILAAIVKQCELHGSEPSPCEFTAWEGTVYGRKVKVSVVEPEENTKLCGPAAFNEVLTFKSDILGLPNNKKWEEAFENDSARTGIRFIDAFAAQSAWEIEEAAKNGEKQVETRVRIVKVPSEINIRIKPLAQRYITSNNKKIDIRGPVFTTVRAEIE; encoded by the coding sequence ATGAGATTCAACCCTGAAGAGATCAAAACAGCCGCTAAAGAAGATTTTGATGCCGCATGGAACAACGGCAGAGAATATGTGAAAAGAGCAAACATCAACCAGGGATATCCACACATGGAATTAAACTATGGTAAAGTGCATCCCGTATATGAGACCATATCCCGCCTAAGAGAAGCATATTTGCGAATGGGTTTCCATGAGATGATGAATCCTCTTATAGTCGATGAAAAAGAAGTGCACAAACAGTTCGGACATGAAGCACTTGCAGTCCTTGACAGATGTTTCTATTTAGGAGGACTGCCCAGACCTAATGTAGGAATATCCGATGAACGGATAGCCATGATCAAAGGAATGATCGGGGATATTGGCGAAGAAGGCATTGAAAAGATAAGGAGGATACTTCATTCCTATAAGAAAGGGGATATAGAAGGGGATGACCTTGTACCCGAAATGTCAATGGAGCTGGGCGTTTCTGACTCACTTATAGTAGAGATGATAGACCAGGTATTCCCTGAGTTCAAGGAACTGGCACCTGTATGTGGCCGAAAGACATTGCGCAGCCACATGACCTCCGGATGGTTCATAAGCCTTTCAGGAATGCTGGAACGTGCTGAACCTCCTTTTAACTTCTTCTCCATAGATCGTTGTTTCAGAAGAGAACAGGCTGAAGATGCTGCACGCCTCATGACATATTATTCAGCTTCATGTGTCATCATGGATGAGAATGTTACGGTAGACCATGGAAAAGCGGTTGCACAAGGTCTTCTGGCACAATTCGGCTTTGAAAAGTTCAGGTTCAGACCAGATGAAAAGAGAAGTAAGTACTATGTACCTGATACGCAGATAGAGGTATTTGCATATCACCCAAAGCTGGTGGGTTCAAAGACAAAATATTCGGATGGCTGGGTCGAGATTGCTACTTTTGGAATATATTCGCCTACAGCCCTTGCAGAGTATGAGATACCATGTCCTGTAATGAACCTAGGTCTGGGAGTGGAAAGACTTGCCATGATCCTGTATGGTGCCATGGATGTGCGTTCTCTGACATATCCGCAGATACCACAGTATTCTCCATGGAACATGCAGGATAGTGAACTTGCAAAGATGATCTATGTGGAAAAAACACCTGTTACTTCTGAAGGAGAAGAGATACTTGCTGCTATAGTAAAACAATGTGAATTACATGGTTCCGAACCCAGTCCCTGCGAGTTCACTGCATGGGAAGGTACTGTGTATGGCAGGAAAGTGAAAGTATCAGTTGTGGAACCCGAAGAGAACACTAAACTCTGTGGTCCGGCAGCTTTCAATGAAGTGCTGACATTTAAGAGCGATATTCTGGGACTGCCCAACAATAAGAAATGGGAAGAGGCGTTTGAAAATGATTCCGCAAGGACAGGCATAAGATTCATAGATGCTTTTGCCGCCCAATCAGCGTGGGAAATCGAAGAAGCTGCAAAGAATGGCGAAAAACAGGTAGAAACCAGAGTGAGGATAGTGAAAGTGCCTTCTGAAATCAATATTAGGATCAAGCCCCTGGCTCAGCGATATATAACCAGCAATAACAAGAAGATAGATATTCGTGGACCGGTTTTCACAACTGTAAGGGCAGAGATCGAATGA
- a CDS encoding UPF0147 family protein, translating to MANDFKDVINQCIQILEHIANDSSVPRNIRRSASDVLTTLKNEEDPLFMRTTASISILEDISNDPNIPLHTRTLIWNVASQLETIPVDD from the coding sequence ATGGCAAATGATTTTAAAGATGTTATAAACCAGTGTATACAGATATTAGAGCATATCGCAAATGATAGTTCTGTTCCAAGGAATATAAGACGTTCTGCAAGTGATGTGCTGACCACACTGAAAAATGAGGAAGATCCTCTGTTCATGAGGACCACAGCAAGCATTTCTATATTAGAAGATATTAGCAATGACCCAAACATCCCATTACACACCCGTACCCTGATATGGAATGTTGCAAGTCAGCTCGAAACAATTCCTGTAGATGATTGA
- the glyS gene encoding glycine--tRNA ligase produces the protein MDRYEQVIELAKRRGFLWNSFELYGGTAGFYDYGPLGSTLKRRIEHIWRELYVIQEGFMEIECPTVGIEEIFVASGHVGGFSDPLCECKQCGEAFRADHLIKHIVEEADGLTDEELDRTIAQNNVKCPECGGDLGNAYDFNLMFKTQIGPGNGRKGYLRPETAQGMFVDFMRLARYYRDKLPFGATQIGKSYRNEISPRQGVIRLREFTQAEAEIFIDPRTKTHPNIQRFENTVLNLYSDASQDKGESEIMTVREAVDKGSIAHEFLAYQVALVNYFLQRVGIAPDKLRFRQHRKDEMAHYAIDCWDAEILTERFGWVEVVGIADRTDYDLSAHANMSKTELSVYIEYEQPRMMEKFVVKPNMGKMGPMFKGKAKVVAEALKALAQEALEKEEIKVLVDGEEITIPRDMVEFAQETIKVSGENIVPHVIEPSFGIDRILYSVMEHAYDEEIVPAKDTTDDTEDEARIVMRFMKEIAPIKVAVLPLMTKEELIEPAKQIAARLRDKGILVAYDDSGTIGRRYRRNDEIGTPYCVTIDYDTLEDNTVTIRDRDSMQQVRASVDTIDDVLYEMIYRERKLETAGKPL, from the coding sequence ATGGATAGATACGAACAGGTTATAGAACTGGCTAAACGCCGTGGATTCCTGTGGAACTCCTTCGAGCTATACGGAGGAACTGCCGGATTCTATGATTATGGACCTCTGGGAAGCACCTTAAAACGTAGGATAGAACATATCTGGCGTGAACTATACGTCATCCAGGAAGGGTTCATGGAGATCGAGTGTCCTACCGTAGGAATTGAAGAGATCTTTGTAGCATCGGGTCATGTTGGAGGTTTTTCAGACCCCCTTTGCGAGTGCAAGCAATGTGGAGAAGCGTTCAGAGCAGACCATCTGATAAAGCACATAGTTGAAGAAGCAGATGGCCTCACAGATGAAGAACTGGACAGAACCATCGCACAGAACAATGTTAAATGTCCTGAATGCGGAGGAGATCTGGGGAATGCCTATGACTTCAACCTCATGTTTAAGACCCAGATAGGCCCTGGAAATGGCAGGAAGGGTTATCTCAGACCTGAAACTGCTCAGGGGATGTTTGTAGATTTCATGAGACTTGCAAGATATTACCGTGATAAACTTCCCTTCGGTGCAACCCAGATAGGAAAATCATATCGTAACGAAATATCACCAAGACAGGGAGTTATAAGACTGCGGGAGTTCACGCAGGCTGAAGCTGAGATATTTATCGACCCAAGGACAAAGACCCATCCCAACATACAAAGATTTGAAAATACGGTCCTTAACCTATATTCTGATGCCTCTCAGGACAAAGGCGAATCTGAGATCATGACCGTAAGGGAAGCTGTAGACAAGGGCAGCATTGCACATGAGTTCCTAGCCTATCAAGTGGCACTGGTCAACTATTTCCTGCAGCGTGTTGGCATCGCCCCGGACAAATTGAGATTCAGACAACACAGGAAAGATGAGATGGCTCACTATGCCATCGACTGCTGGGATGCAGAAATACTTACAGAAAGGTTTGGCTGGGTGGAAGTAGTAGGCATTGCTGACAGGACTGATTACGATCTTTCAGCCCATGCGAACATGAGTAAAACGGAGCTTTCTGTCTACATTGAGTATGAACAGCCGCGCATGATGGAAAAGTTCGTGGTCAAACCAAATATGGGAAAAATGGGACCTATGTTCAAAGGCAAGGCAAAGGTTGTTGCTGAAGCCCTTAAAGCCCTTGCACAGGAAGCACTCGAAAAAGAAGAGATAAAAGTCTTAGTGGACGGAGAAGAAATCACAATACCCAGAGACATGGTTGAGTTCGCTCAAGAAACTATCAAGGTCAGCGGAGAGAATATAGTTCCACATGTGATAGAGCCTTCATTTGGTATTGACAGGATACTTTATTCAGTGATGGAACATGCTTATGATGAAGAAATAGTCCCTGCCAAAGATACTACAGATGATACCGAAGATGAGGCAAGGATCGTTATGAGGTTCATGAAAGAAATAGCTCCTATAAAAGTGGCAGTGCTACCTTTAATGACAAAGGAGGAACTCATAGAACCTGCAAAGCAGATCGCTGCCAGACTCAGAGACAAAGGTATTCTGGTCGCATATGACGATTCCGGGACCATTGGTCGCCGCTATAGGCGTAATGATGAGATAGGAACCCCCTATTGTGTCACTATCGACTATGACACACTGGAAGATAATACAGTGACAATAAGGGACAGAGATAGCATGCAGCAGGTCAGAGCTTCGGTTGATACGATCGACGATGTGCTTTACGAGATGATCTACAGAGAAAGAAAGTTAGAAACTGCAGGAAAGCCTTTGTAA
- a CDS encoding RNA-binding protein codes for MIKSIIEQIRIDLEEKDKAREQGIKLSREVVRNCRVAMQHVHKMELELAYSNIQTAKDNMENMISVLKDQQDIYYAGFVEHAQQEFTECSIIYALVSGKKIPGPGELKVEPVAYLNGLGDGGGEIKRHILDLIRRGMLGEGERYLNIMEELYIGLMLFDYPDAMTHGLRAKTDRLRLLLEISRGELTAAARQEKLEIAMQALEIQLLSRK; via the coding sequence ATGATAAAAAGTATCATAGAACAGATTAGAATAGATCTGGAAGAAAAAGACAAAGCAAGGGAGCAGGGCATAAAGCTGTCAAGAGAAGTTGTACGTAATTGCAGAGTGGCCATGCAACACGTCCACAAAATGGAACTTGAACTGGCATATTCCAATATCCAGACTGCAAAAGATAACATGGAAAACATGATATCAGTCCTTAAAGATCAGCAGGACATATACTATGCAGGTTTTGTTGAACATGCCCAACAGGAATTTACAGAATGTAGCATCATATATGCACTTGTTTCTGGAAAAAAGATCCCGGGACCTGGAGAATTGAAAGTGGAGCCTGTAGCATATCTTAACGGATTGGGAGATGGCGGAGGAGAAATAAAAAGACATATACTTGATCTGATACGCCGGGGAATGTTGGGCGAGGGAGAAAGGTACCTGAATATAATGGAAGAATTATACATAGGCCTGATGTTATTTGATTACCCGGATGCCATGACACATGGACTTCGGGCAAAGACAGATAGACTACGTCTGCTGCTGGAGATCTCAAGAGGTGAACTCACAGCAGCGGCCAGGCAAGAAAAGCTTGAAATAGCTATGCAAGCGCTTGAGATTCAATTATTATCCCGCAAATAA